A window of the Polaribacter batillariae genome harbors these coding sequences:
- a CDS encoding GH92 family glycosyl hydrolase: protein MWSCLVQAQQPIQYVNPFIGTSNYGATNPGAIAPRGMVSVSPFNVAGAPNLPHEKDSRWLSNPYVHENTFLTGFSHVNLSGVGCPDLGVILTMPTTGALETDYLKYGSTYSNEVAKAGYYSNTIDKYNVKVETTASTRTGISKYHFPAGQSNILINLGVGLTNEEGGMLKIVSDTEIEGIRNVGSFCYYKPEEAYPVYFVAKFSKPANESGIWKKPKKYEGLEGQWMGYNGKTRLYKNYRKEVLGDSIGSYFTYRFKKPTTVEVKIGVSYTSIKNARENLEKETQNSSFETIYNTTNAQWNHLLSKIEVEGGTKDDKTIFYTALYHTLIHPNTLNDYNGEYPSMAKRETQTTQGTRFTVFSLWDTYRSLHSLMSLIYPKQQSDMVKSMLNIYDESGWLPKWELNATETTTMVGDPAGIILADTYLRGIKDFDIEKAYEAMRKSATQLKDNPLRPGIKDYVEKGYLTTTTTKSGSVSTTQEYNITDFAIAQLAKELGKTADYKLFLKRATSYRNLFDKEFNLLRPKNHDGSWFAPFNPDTGANFEKNLGFIEGNSWQYTFMVSHDVKALIKLMGGKKPFVKQLDKVFENKQYDMANEPDIIYPYLYNYTKGYEWKTQDRVTSLIKEYFTNKPAGLPGNDDTGTMSAWLIYSMMGIYPSSPAEPLYAITRPVFDKITIHLDNRYYKNNRLVIISNASENDKNTKHIKRIYINEKRHKSYFISHDKLVNGNILKIMLK, encoded by the coding sequence ATGTGGTCTTGTTTGGTGCAAGCACAACAACCTATACAATATGTAAATCCGTTTATTGGAACCTCTAACTACGGAGCAACAAATCCTGGCGCCATCGCACCAAGAGGTATGGTTAGTGTGTCGCCTTTTAATGTTGCTGGCGCTCCTAATTTGCCACATGAAAAAGATAGCAGATGGCTTTCTAACCCTTATGTTCACGAGAATACGTTTTTAACAGGCTTTTCTCATGTAAATTTAAGCGGCGTTGGTTGCCCAGATTTAGGAGTTATTTTAACCATGCCAACCACTGGAGCATTAGAAACAGACTATTTAAAATACGGCTCTACCTATTCAAATGAAGTTGCAAAAGCAGGATATTACAGCAATACAATTGATAAATACAATGTAAAAGTCGAAACCACAGCTTCTACAAGAACAGGAATTTCTAAATACCATTTTCCAGCAGGACAATCAAATATATTAATCAATTTAGGTGTTGGCTTAACAAATGAAGAAGGAGGCATGCTAAAAATTGTATCGGATACCGAAATTGAAGGAATTCGAAATGTAGGTTCGTTCTGTTACTACAAGCCAGAAGAAGCATATCCAGTATATTTCGTAGCAAAATTTAGCAAACCTGCAAACGAATCTGGAATTTGGAAAAAACCCAAAAAATACGAGGGTTTAGAAGGCCAATGGATGGGGTACAATGGAAAAACACGTTTGTATAAAAATTACAGAAAAGAAGTGCTTGGAGATAGTATTGGAAGTTATTTTACCTATCGATTTAAAAAACCTACAACTGTAGAAGTTAAAATTGGGGTGTCTTATACTAGTATTAAAAATGCCAGAGAAAACTTAGAAAAAGAAACTCAAAATTCTTCTTTTGAGACCATTTACAACACTACAAATGCCCAATGGAATCATTTATTATCTAAAATTGAAGTGGAAGGTGGAACAAAAGACGATAAAACTATTTTTTACACAGCTTTGTATCATACTTTAATTCATCCGAATACTTTAAACGATTACAATGGAGAATACCCAAGTATGGCAAAAAGAGAAACACAAACCACCCAAGGTACACGATTTACGGTATTTTCTCTTTGGGATACTTATAGAAGTTTACATTCTTTAATGTCTTTAATTTATCCGAAACAACAATCAGATATGGTAAAAAGCATGCTAAATATTTATGATGAAAGCGGTTGGTTACCAAAGTGGGAGTTAAATGCCACAGAAACCACAACCATGGTTGGCGATCCAGCAGGAATTATATTGGCAGATACTTATTTACGCGGAATTAAAGATTTCGATATCGAAAAAGCATACGAAGCTATGCGAAAAAGTGCGACACAGTTAAAAGATAATCCACTTCGTCCTGGAATTAAAGATTATGTAGAGAAAGGATATTTAACCACGACCACCACAAAAAGTGGTTCGGTTTCCACAACACAAGAATACAATATAACCGATTTTGCAATTGCGCAATTGGCCAAAGAATTGGGTAAAACAGCAGATTATAAACTGTTTTTAAAACGTGCTACATCTTACAGAAATTTGTTTGATAAAGAGTTTAATTTATTAAGACCTAAAAACCATGATGGCTCTTGGTTTGCGCCATTTAACCCAGATACAGGAGCAAATTTTGAAAAAAATTTAGGATTTATCGAAGGCAATTCGTGGCAATATACATTTATGGTTTCGCACGATGTGAAAGCACTCATAAAACTTATGGGAGGTAAAAAACCGTTCGTAAAACAATTAGATAAGGTATTTGAGAACAAACAATACGATATGGCGAATGAGCCCGATATTATTTACCCTTATTTGTACAATTACACGAAAGGATACGAATGGAAAACACAAGATCGTGTAACCTCATTAATTAAAGAATATTTTACGAATAAACCAGCTGGTTTGCCAGGAAACGACGATACAGGAACCATGTCTGCATGGTTAATTTATAGCATGATGGGCATTTATCCGAGTTCGCCAGCAGAACCATTGTACGCGATTACAAGACCTGTTTTCGATAAAATAACCATTCATTTAGATAACCGATACTACAAAAATAACCGGTTGGTAATTATCTCCAATGCTTCAGAAAACGATAAAAACACAAAACATATAAAACGTATTTACA